A region from the Stygiolobus caldivivus genome encodes:
- a CDS encoding YncE family protein: MRNTILSILLLLSVLAPSTIEVTSQTMQTVPVQVIKLYAGPEISSLVSAAVDPSNGFIYAVNPSQNDVVIFDPYNNSFVGAITVGVNPANITYFNGYFYVVNKGSGTISVIDPGTNKVVKTIYVGGSPIKVFLSKYGYIYVVYSCNVEVLNQNWQKIGTLFNGSTICSIVYDPSTGLLYTIWYSSDAGILVSAVNGTSIVENGTCYILPYNPDMLVVGKNYIYGLLYHAVYEYNPYNLSSSNIVHLVQAPFETIVLVGTVYADGEIYGYDQFTNSIWVVNITNKSCSLLTGLPVSLGEHINDLIYDPNTSMLYALAGLPNPIIAVNPKTGSYIAVGTQIPPDYILYNNVTGLLYVADCQSNVIYIVKGDEVAGFIPTVLYPAALAYNTHNGVIYAISGNELVAENPYNGSVIWKGTAGEGAVALLYDSVNNVLYVADNSSNLVLAISPENGSVISAIPVSNSPTALTYDPQNGLVYVANYNNNSVSVINGTQVVNNIVLPFKPTELAFGNEELFVGGGNGSVNYVAIVEGNKVVSTIKADITPLQVAYYDGYVFVYGITINNHMICGTSKIIAINANTGKVVKEVSINVTSVEASVTVVNGVMYVASPTYIVNEPVNYNMIYEIPMNELIPTIAVTATATTTPTTTITTTTTPVTTPQTLPTPSSSVPTTSSSGLPLLVIVGVIVVIAIIIGVMLALRRR, translated from the coding sequence ATGAGGAATACTATATTATCTATATTATTGTTGCTCTCTGTATTGGCACCGTCTACGATCGAAGTAACTTCCCAGACTATGCAGACTGTTCCAGTACAAGTTATCAAGCTCTACGCGGGCCCAGAAATTAGTTCATTAGTTTCGGCCGCGGTTGACCCAAGCAACGGCTTCATTTACGCCGTTAATCCAAGCCAGAACGACGTGGTGATATTCGACCCTTATAACAACTCATTTGTAGGCGCAATAACTGTGGGCGTCAACCCAGCAAACATTACGTACTTCAACGGTTACTTCTACGTAGTTAATAAGGGCTCAGGGACGATTAGCGTGATAGACCCAGGTACTAACAAGGTGGTGAAGACGATTTACGTTGGCGGTTCCCCGATAAAAGTATTCTTATCTAAGTACGGCTACATATACGTTGTCTATAGTTGTAATGTAGAGGTACTCAACCAGAATTGGCAGAAAATCGGGACGCTGTTTAATGGTTCCACTATTTGCTCCATAGTTTATGACCCTAGTACTGGGCTACTATACACGATATGGTACTCATCAGACGCTGGTATATTAGTGTCGGCTGTGAACGGCACAAGTATTGTTGAGAACGGTACGTGTTACATACTCCCTTATAATCCCGATATGTTAGTGGTAGGCAAAAACTATATTTATGGTCTATTATATCATGCTGTATATGAGTACAATCCCTATAATCTCTCTTCCTCTAACATTGTACATTTGGTTCAAGCACCCTTTGAGACGATTGTACTCGTTGGCACAGTATACGCTGACGGCGAGATCTATGGTTACGATCAGTTTACTAATTCTATTTGGGTAGTTAATATAACAAATAAGAGTTGTAGCCTCTTAACGGGCTTACCCGTTTCATTAGGCGAGCACATTAACGACTTAATCTACGACCCTAATACGAGTATGCTATATGCCCTAGCAGGACTTCCGAACCCCATAATCGCGGTTAACCCCAAGACAGGCAGTTACATAGCTGTCGGGACACAGATACCGCCAGACTACATATTATACAATAACGTCACTGGGTTGCTTTACGTTGCAGATTGTCAGTCAAACGTAATATATATCGTGAAAGGGGACGAAGTCGCTGGGTTTATCCCAACAGTGCTTTACCCAGCTGCGTTGGCTTACAACACTCATAACGGCGTAATTTACGCGATTTCCGGGAACGAATTGGTCGCGGAGAACCCGTATAACGGCAGCGTCATATGGAAGGGGACTGCAGGGGAGGGTGCAGTCGCGCTCCTTTACGACAGCGTTAACAACGTGCTATACGTGGCAGATAATAGCTCTAACTTGGTCCTAGCAATAAGCCCGGAGAACGGGTCAGTAATTTCCGCAATACCCGTCAGCAATAGCCCAACAGCCCTCACTTACGACCCGCAGAACGGGCTAGTATACGTTGCTAATTATAATAACAACTCCGTATCAGTAATCAACGGTACGCAAGTCGTAAACAACATAGTGTTACCCTTCAAGCCCACTGAACTTGCCTTCGGTAATGAGGAGCTGTTCGTGGGCGGGGGCAACGGGAGCGTGAACTACGTGGCTATAGTAGAGGGCAACAAGGTGGTCAGCACTATTAAGGCCGACATAACGCCATTACAAGTCGCCTACTATGACGGCTATGTGTTTGTTTACGGTATTACTATCAACAACCACATGATCTGCGGCACATCCAAGATTATCGCCATTAACGCTAACACCGGAAAGGTTGTTAAGGAGGTCTCGATAAACGTGACCAGCGTAGAGGCATCAGTCACGGTGGTCAATGGGGTTATGTACGTCGCCTCACCGACCTATATCGTCAATGAACCAGTCAATTACAACATGATATACGAGATACCGATGAACGAGCTCATACCGACCATAGCAGTTACCGCTACCGCTACCACTACGCCAACAACGACTATCACCACAACAACGACGCCCGTGACTACCCCGCAGACCTTACCGACGCCGTCAAGCAGCGTGCCCACTACCAGCAGTTCCGGCCTCCCGTTGCTGGTAATAGTAGGGGTCATAGTAGTAATAGCGATTATTATAGGTGTAATGCTCGCGTTAAGGAGAAGGTAA
- the cas6 gene encoding CRISPR-associated endoribonuclease Cas6, producing MTFVITFNVIPEHDVVVPPFSSKLARSILAFISPSYKQVMEDDRPHKPVRVTTLKDHQGRPVFSRWDKKSTLKGNEQYTFSFTFRDDNILSEVISSPSTSVELWSTKFRAEVADFKAVGEYGMEDSRYYYVRFMTPTMLQPPKPPFKKRKNRYVLFPYVPLLLNSIYQHWLKNEGEVIKGVTGLRTLYYLRETAYNLTPVKAIYDGKPVKGFVGWVIYEFTARRGSKLRENVLRLLSYANYYGVGKSRAIGFGEVVVRPSVRGGDSDQTKVREDGQS from the coding sequence ATGACTTTCGTGATCACTTTCAATGTCATCCCTGAACATGATGTGGTAGTCCCTCCCTTTTCGTCTAAACTGGCGAGGAGTATACTCGCTTTCATCTCTCCCAGTTATAAGCAGGTCATGGAGGATGACCGACCCCACAAACCCGTAAGGGTCACGACCTTGAAGGACCACCAAGGTAGACCCGTCTTCTCCCGGTGGGACAAAAAGTCTACGCTTAAAGGAAATGAACAGTACACGTTCAGTTTTACCTTCCGTGACGACAATATCCTCAGCGAGGTTATAAGTTCCCCGTCGACGTCGGTAGAGTTATGGAGTACTAAGTTCAGGGCTGAAGTAGCGGACTTTAAAGCGGTGGGAGAATACGGTATGGAGGACAGCAGGTACTATTACGTCAGGTTCATGACCCCTACGATGCTCCAGCCCCCTAAACCCCCCTTCAAGAAGAGGAAGAACCGGTACGTCCTCTTCCCTTACGTACCGCTCCTCTTAAACTCCATATACCAGCACTGGCTGAAGAACGAGGGCGAAGTAATAAAGGGAGTGACGGGGCTGAGGACTCTGTACTATCTGAGGGAGACGGCGTACAACCTCACTCCGGTAAAAGCGATATATGACGGTAAGCCCGTAAAAGGGTTTGTGGGCTGGGTAATATACGAGTTCACGGCGAGGAGGGGGAGCAAACTTAGGGAAAACGTCTTGAGGCTATTGAGCTATGCTAATTATTACGGGGTGGGGAAGAGCAGGGCCATAGGGTTCGGGGAAGTAGTGGTAAGGCCGTCAGTGAGGGGAGGCGATAGTGACCAGACGAAAGTTAGGGAGGACGGGCAGTCATAA
- a CDS encoding ATP-binding cassette domain-containing protein gives MKVTVRGIGPIKHISFTLDKSIAVVGPNGSGKTTLLLTLYGVINAWAKGVRLKSPQVGEEFVKALGVVFKKSLEDTFRCDVRELVNGNGEVTFQNGLGDLSLNIDGGGVSVNLKLNKEVRFQVREIEDNNLPVGEVQVNTSGTSVEVIYGVKGKEKWQYFDLLRDLLKEVEGSAIVNAFLDFYFYGFRPVTAVGEVKGEVVVDGKKVAITDFGVFIDGKKYPVTSRGVRRLAEILLSSRGGELVLIDDAEAYLDERLRYTLMEEVVKRKKVVVTTRDKAFANAFDNVVQL, from the coding sequence ATGAAAGTAACTGTAAGGGGGATAGGCCCCATAAAGCACATAAGTTTTACGCTCGATAAGAGCATTGCTGTAGTCGGCCCTAACGGGTCCGGTAAGACCACTCTACTCCTAACACTCTACGGGGTAATAAACGCTTGGGCTAAAGGAGTAAGACTGAAGAGCCCCCAAGTAGGTGAAGAATTTGTTAAAGCACTTGGGGTAGTGTTCAAGAAAAGTTTAGAGGACACGTTTAGGTGTGATGTGAGGGAACTAGTTAACGGGAACGGCGAGGTCACTTTTCAAAACGGACTGGGAGACCTCTCGTTAAACATCGACGGGGGTGGGGTCAGCGTAAACTTAAAACTCAATAAGGAAGTCCGATTTCAGGTCAGAGAAATAGAGGACAATAACCTACCGGTAGGGGAGGTACAAGTTAACACTTCGGGGACATCTGTAGAGGTAATATACGGCGTCAAGGGAAAAGAAAAGTGGCAGTATTTTGACTTACTTAGGGACCTCCTGAAGGAAGTAGAGGGCAGTGCAATAGTCAACGCTTTTTTAGACTTTTATTTTTACGGCTTCAGGCCGGTAACAGCGGTAGGGGAAGTTAAGGGCGAAGTCGTAGTTGACGGTAAGAAGGTGGCTATCACAGATTTCGGGGTGTTCATTGACGGGAAAAAGTACCCGGTCACGTCCCGCGGGGTGAGGAGGTTAGCCGAGATCTTACTGTCGAGCAGAGGAGGCGAGCTGGTATTGATAGACGACGCTGAGGCGTATTTGGACGAGAGGCTGAGGTACACACTAATGGAAGAGGTCGTAAAAAGGAAAAAAGTTGTCGTGACTACTAGGGACAAAGCCTTCGCTAACGCGTTCGATAACGTGGTACAGTTATAG
- a CDS encoding Rieske (2Fe-2S) protein has product MLPVVTVKGYPVLVFEKDGKKYYWLAGCPHKKRPLNEGKVIEDKIECPFHHAVFDLITGRLVREPQSKTPCTDCRLIRVKFDEKTGDAEFEGQPFIPELPGSKV; this is encoded by the coding sequence ATGTTACCTGTTGTGACCGTCAAAGGGTACCCCGTATTAGTGTTTGAGAAGGACGGTAAGAAGTATTATTGGCTAGCGGGCTGCCCGCATAAGAAAAGGCCCTTGAACGAAGGTAAAGTAATTGAGGACAAGATAGAGTGCCCGTTCCACCACGCGGTCTTCGACTTGATAACCGGGAGGCTCGTAAGGGAGCCCCAGTCTAAGACCCCCTGCACGGACTGCAGGTTGATCAGGGTGAAGTTTGACGAAAAGACCGGAGACGCGGAGTTCGAGGGACAGCCTTTCATACCCGAATTACCCGGGAGTAAGGTGTGA
- a CDS encoding adenosylcobinamide amidohydrolase, which produces MDYPYRVHSFPLSRKYLTITSALYPEGVTYVDKLKLIIVGKDYCKDAFEDVERVKEEGTVVFMTAAQKFTFTKTEWGDMFMSAGVDKSGEDAGCTINIGVFVNARLNLNGLVDLVRTVTEAKSGALRKLNLTGTVSDAIAVGSLPGEEYFAGPGTELGKKVAKDVRGTLERLLYEGA; this is translated from the coding sequence ATGGATTACCCTTATCGAGTCCACTCATTCCCTCTATCCAGAAAATATTTGACCATAACTTCAGCACTTTACCCTGAAGGTGTCACTTACGTGGATAAGTTAAAGTTAATAATAGTAGGTAAGGACTACTGTAAGGACGCGTTTGAAGACGTTGAAAGGGTGAAAGAGGAAGGTACCGTAGTGTTCATGACCGCAGCCCAAAAGTTCACTTTTACTAAAACAGAGTGGGGTGATATGTTTATGTCAGCCGGGGTAGATAAGAGTGGTGAAGACGCAGGGTGCACCATAAATATAGGGGTGTTCGTGAACGCCCGTCTGAACTTAAACGGGCTTGTAGATTTAGTGAGGACCGTGACGGAAGCTAAGAGCGGGGCCCTGAGGAAGCTAAACCTCACGGGGACTGTAAGCGACGCGATAGCAGTAGGTAGTCTACCGGGAGAGGAGTACTTTGCCGGCCCCGGCACGGAGTTAGGTAAGAAGGTGGCTAAGGACGTAAGGGGCACATTAGAACGATTACTATATGAAGGTGCCTGA